The Candidatus Defluviibacterium haderslevense DNA window AAATCAAAAATCCGTTGGCTTGAAAACTATATCTATAGAAAACTTACCTCAAGGATTATATTTGATGACTATAACTAAGGGTGACGAAATTAAATTCAGTGATAAAATTTTTGTTTCAAAGTAAGATGAAAGTCAATCAACATTTAAAGACTTTTAAAAAGTATATGTGGATACTCCTGATTTCAGGAGTATCCATTTCTCAAGCTCAGAAAGAAGACTATAATTGGGTTTTGGGCTATGCAGACCATTTAGTAACTGATACTCTTTTTGGCAGAACTATTTTAAATTTTAACAATGCATCTTTGAATATTACCAAAACAACTATAGGTGTACTTAGTTACTTAGATTATACGAATGCTTCTATTTCTGATTCAAGCGGAAAACTATTGTTTTACACCAATGGCATTAGCGCTTTTAATCGTAATCATCAGATCATGCCTAATGGTAATTACATTTGTCCCGGAGAAGTGGCAGAATGGAATTTTGAAAATGGCTTGCGATTAGAACAAGCAGCAATGATATTGCCCTGGCCGGAACATCCTGCTCAATATTTTATCATCAATAAAATATTACAAGCACAAACCATTTATTTATCAGATACTTTGTATTATTCAACGGTTAACATGAAATTAAGAGGTGGATTAGGTGATGTTGTTGAAAAACACAAGATACTCCTTGCTGATACCATGTCACTTTCATATATGACTGCATGTAGACACGCAAATGGCAGAGATTGGTGGTTTTTAATTGCAGAATACGATAGTCGGATAGTCCATAGATATCTATTGGATCCTCGAGGTATAATCCACAAGGGAATTCAGGAAGTAAGTTATAAAATTATTGATACTCCAGGTCAGGCTGCTTTCTCTCCTGATGGCAATAAATTTGCTATACATTATATTACCGATTTTGGTTATAGGGAATTGCATTTATTTAATTTTGATCGGTGCAATGGATTATTAATGAATCAAAGAATTGCTAAACTCCCTTATACCACATCAGCTGCAACAGGGTTAGCATTTGCACCTTCAAGTAAATATTTATATTTAACGCTTGGTGACAGAGTATGGCAAATTGACACCGATGACAATGCACCTGTTCAAAACAAAATAGAAATAATAGTATCAGATCACTTTGGATGGCCATATGAATTTTTTTATGACCAGATGCAACTGGCTCCAGATGGCAAAATCTATTTTGTATCTGATAATGGTGCAAACTACATCAATGTCATTCATGATCCTGATAAGAAAGGTCTTGCATGTAAACCAGAAGCACATGCACATATGATAACTTTTAATTTAAGCAATCCTAATTTTCCACATTTTAGATTGGGAAGAGCTTGGAATACCATATGCGATACTCTATTTACTGATATTAATGAACCAGAAGTCGACTTTAAGTATGAAGATATTTATTTATACCCGAATCCAGCACATTCACAAGTAAATATCTTTATACCCGACCATTTACTTCATCAAATGATATCTTATAGAATTTATGACCTGCAGGGCAAAATGCTAGAACACGATAGTCTAAATCCAAGTCGTGATATTTCAATAACTAATTTACCAAAGGGAATCTTTTATATCAGCGTCTTTTGCAAAAATGAATTAATCTTAAATGAAAAACTGGTAATCATAAATGAATAATACCTAATAAAAAATTGCGAATCTTATCTTCTAATTTAATAAATGGGATGCCACTTGCAAAGATTAATTTATCAGATGGAAATAATTTAAATGCTAAATTCATTAAAAATTAGTACATTCAATTGGAATGCACCCAATAATTGGGTTGCATTCCAATTTTAATCCTTCTATTAACTATGAAGTTATTATATCTAGTGCTATTTCCTTTATTTCTTTCCGCTCAAGGTAAGCGTGATTATATTTGGTTGCTTGGTGGTAATAGAACTCCAACTACAGACACAAGCTATCAGGGATTTCAGATTGACTTTAATATAAAGCCAAAAGCAATTTATGTTAGGGACAGGCCTCTGCCGATTTTAAGACAAAACAATGCCAGTATTTGTGATAAAAATGGCAATTTGTTAATGTACACCGCTGGCTGCAATATTTCAGACAGACTTCACAAACCGATGCCCAATGGGAAAATAAATGAAGGTTTCGTTTGGGAATTTGCTTGCACCCGAGGTGATTATGTGATTCATAATGGTAGCTTATTGCTTCCCAGTTCATTAAATGATAGTACCTATTTTATAATTCATAAATTTGTTGAATTTGACCCAGATTCTGCTTTACCAGGAGCAACAGCAACTAAGCTTTTGTATAGCACTGTGGACATGACATTAAACAATGGATATGGAGATGTGACAGAAAAAAATCAAGTAATAATAGTAAAACACCTTTCAGGTGGAGATCTCACTGCTACACGACATAGCAATAATCAGGACTGGTGGATCCTTGTCCCGGGAAGAGCAAATGATTTATATTATAGTATTCAATTCTCGAAAAA harbors:
- a CDS encoding T9SS type A sorting domain-containing protein, with the protein product MNIPKSLIKAEINVNIMGLQGQKILNQKSVGLKTISIENLPQGLYLMTITKGDEIKFSDKIFVSK
- a CDS encoding T9SS type A sorting domain-containing protein: MIKFLFQSKMKVNQHLKTFKKYMWILLISGVSISQAQKEDYNWVLGYADHLVTDTLFGRTILNFNNASLNITKTTIGVLSYLDYTNASISDSSGKLLFYTNGISAFNRNHQIMPNGNYICPGEVAEWNFENGLRLEQAAMILPWPEHPAQYFIINKILQAQTIYLSDTLYYSTVNMKLRGGLGDVVEKHKILLADTMSLSYMTACRHANGRDWWFLIAEYDSRIVHRYLLDPRGIIHKGIQEVSYKIIDTPGQAAFSPDGNKFAIHYITDFGYRELHLFNFDRCNGLLMNQRIAKLPYTTSAATGLAFAPSSKYLYLTLGDRVWQIDTDDNAPVQNKIEIIVSDHFGWPYEFFYDQMQLAPDGKIYFVSDNGANYINVIHDPDKKGLACKPEAHAHMITFNLSNPNFPHFRLGRAWNTICDTLFTDINEPEVDFKYEDIYLYPNPAHSQVNIFIPDHLLHQMISYRIYDLQGKMLEHDSLNPSRDISITNLPKGIFYISVFCKNELILNEKLVIINE